The following are encoded in a window of Chloroflexota bacterium genomic DNA:
- the tig gene encoding trigger factor: protein MKITREEDAVRQTVLNIEMEEADVESYLQRAYQRVVQKVKVPGFRPGKAPRRVVERMVGRESLLNEALDFMVPEITAKAIEQEDIEAGAQPDVELVETEPVTIKATVPLTPLVDTGNYVSLRVPWEPPAVTDEQIAEALEEARRKEAVWEPVERAAEMGDDVTMTFKGVVDGETIVEQEDAAFVLDPEAPIAGFGEALTGITAGEDREFELPFPDDYFNENLAGKACTFSISAKEIKAQVLPELDDEFAKSVDDGYDSLDALKDHLRQQLQDELDHEDEHKYEDAVMTELVSAGSVELPPIMIERAIDNHLQEIQDTIGRRIGRAISLEEYMDIMKKSEDDLREETRVTVEEQLRRSYLLTQVAEKEGIDPTDEDVEAEIEEMATRAGEQGDQVRDLFMSQENRDSVARSIRSRRTVQRLVDIAKGEAVVEPSNEAEPTEVSVEESADSVEESGQTEESTEQAT, encoded by the coding sequence TTGAAGATTACCCGTGAAGAAGACGCCGTCCGCCAAACTGTGCTCAATATTGAGATGGAAGAGGCGGATGTAGAAAGCTACCTGCAACGCGCGTACCAGCGCGTCGTTCAAAAGGTCAAGGTGCCCGGCTTCCGCCCGGGCAAGGCCCCCCGCCGAGTCGTGGAGCGGATGGTCGGGCGGGAGTCGCTCCTCAATGAGGCGTTGGACTTCATGGTGCCGGAGATCACAGCCAAGGCCATAGAGCAAGAGGACATCGAGGCCGGCGCACAACCAGACGTCGAACTCGTAGAGACCGAGCCGGTCACCATCAAAGCGACCGTTCCCCTCACTCCGCTCGTGGACACCGGCAACTACGTTTCCCTGCGCGTACCCTGGGAGCCGCCCGCCGTCACCGACGAGCAGATTGCGGAGGCGCTGGAGGAGGCGCGACGCAAGGAGGCCGTCTGGGAGCCCGTCGAACGGGCCGCGGAGATGGGCGACGACGTCACTATGACTTTCAAGGGAGTTGTGGACGGCGAGACCATCGTGGAGCAGGAGGATGCGGCCTTCGTCCTCGACCCAGAGGCGCCCATCGCCGGCTTCGGCGAAGCACTGACCGGCATCACCGCCGGCGAGGACCGCGAGTTTGAGCTTCCCTTTCCCGACGACTACTTCAACGAGAATTTGGCTGGCAAGGCTTGCACTTTCAGCATCTCAGCCAAGGAGATCAAAGCCCAGGTCCTGCCGGAATTGGACGATGAGTTCGCCAAGAGCGTGGACGACGGATACGACTCGTTGGACGCTCTCAAGGACCACCTACGGCAGCAGCTGCAGGATGAGTTGGACCACGAGGACGAGCACAAGTACGAAGACGCCGTCATGACGGAGCTGGTGAGCGCCGGCTCGGTTGAACTTCCGCCCATCATGATCGAGCGCGCCATCGACAACCACCTGCAGGAGATCCAGGACACCATTGGCAGGCGCATCGGGCGGGCCATCTCGCTCGAAGAGTACATGGACATCATGAAGAAGTCGGAAGATGACCTCAGGGAGGAGACCCGCGTCACGGTGGAGGAGCAGCTCCGGCGCTCGTACCTGCTGACGCAGGTGGCCGAGAAGGAGGGCATCGACCCGACAGACGAGGACGTCGAGGCGGAGATTGAGGAGATGGCGACCCGCGCTGGGGAGCAGGGTGATCAGGTGCGGGATCTCTTCATGAGCCAGGAAAACCGTGACTCCGTCGCCCGCTCGATCCGGTCGCGCCGCACGGTGCAGCGCCTCGTCGACATAGCGAAGGGCGAAGCCGTCGTGGAGCCGTCGAACGAGGCCGAGCCGACTGAGGTCTCCGTTGAGGAGTCGGCGGACTCCGTTGAGGAGTCCGGGCAAACAGAGGAATCCACTGAACAGGCCACCTAA
- a CDS encoding ATP-dependent Clp protease proteolytic subunit: protein MIPTVIETGARGERGFDIYSLLLRERIIFLGTGINDYVANLIVAEMLYLEREDPEKDINLYINSPGGVVTSGLAILDTMNLIAPDVSTICVGLAASMGTVLLCSGAKGKRYSLANSTIHMHQPLGGAQGQATDIEIAAREILRLQDKIRVIISEQTGQPYEQVARDTDRDFYLTAEQAVEYGLIDEVLTREQPAVAGS, encoded by the coding sequence ATCATCCCCACAGTCATCGAGACCGGCGCCCGCGGCGAAAGAGGTTTCGACATCTACTCACTCCTCCTGCGGGAACGCATCATCTTCCTGGGCACGGGCATCAATGACTATGTCGCCAACCTCATCGTCGCGGAGATGCTCTACCTGGAACGGGAGGACCCGGAGAAGGACATCAACCTGTACATCAACTCTCCCGGCGGCGTGGTCACGTCCGGACTGGCGATCCTGGATACCATGAACCTCATCGCTCCTGACGTGTCGACCATCTGCGTCGGCCTGGCCGCGAGCATGGGCACTGTGCTGCTGTGCTCGGGCGCCAAGGGGAAGCGCTACAGCCTCGCCAACTCAACGATCCACATGCACCAGCCACTGGGCGGCGCGCAGGGCCAGGCGACGGACATCGAGATTGCCGCAAGGGAGATCCTGCGGTTGCAGGACAAGATCCGGGTGATCATCTCCGAGCAGACCGGACAGCCCTACGAGCAGGTGGCAAGGGACACGGACCGCGACTTCTACCTGACCGCGGAGCAGGCGGTGGAGTACGGCCTTATTGATGAAGTGCTGACCAGAGAGCAGCCGGCTGTCGCGGGCAGCTAG
- a CDS encoding methyltransferase domain-containing protein encodes MTESRFSYAPFAAQGFYQVVNRQLVDMVDFRPGQKIVDLACGTGAVTRLIVDRIKGARDSLVIGIDMSASAIKEAMAQLGSARDVALEFIHSRAEHLSTIVKNPVDGVVFCNGIHMVPDKQTLVAEVASTLRPGGTFAFNTTFFQGSVPPESEQFYRRWMSKSLRSLKSNYGMFPKADKVAARVQLTPEEYEELLLKNGFSVARTHLCPAPMDLAGFLAISQYEAFIEGAMPGIPLEYGSEALKAGARQAFEELQLDKVPRNWLTVIATRK; translated from the coding sequence ATGACCGAATCCCGATTTTCGTACGCCCCCTTTGCGGCGCAGGGGTTCTACCAGGTGGTCAATCGGCAGTTGGTGGACATGGTTGACTTCCGGCCCGGGCAGAAGATCGTTGACCTTGCCTGTGGCACCGGTGCCGTGACCCGCCTCATCGTCGATCGCATCAAGGGCGCCCGCGACAGCCTCGTCATCGGCATCGATATGTCCGCATCCGCCATCAAGGAGGCCATGGCGCAGCTCGGCTCCGCCCGTGACGTGGCGCTCGAGTTCATTCACAGCCGCGCCGAACACCTCTCCACGATTGTCAAGAACCCCGTCGACGGCGTGGTCTTCTGCAACGGCATCCACATGGTGCCCGATAAGCAGACGCTCGTGGCCGAAGTCGCGTCGACGCTGCGGCCCGGCGGAACCTTTGCCTTCAACACCACCTTCTTCCAGGGCAGCGTCCCGCCCGAGTCCGAGCAGTTCTACCGCCGTTGGATGTCCAAGTCGCTCCGCTCCCTCAAGTCCAACTATGGCATGTTCCCGAAGGCGGACAAGGTCGCGGCGCGTGTGCAGCTCACTCCCGAAGAGTACGAGGAGTTGCTCCTGAAGAACGGCTTCTCCGTGGCACGAACCCACCTCTGCCCCGCACCCATGGACTTGGCCGGCTTCCTCGCCATCAGCCAGTACGAGGCTTTCATCGAGGGCGCCATGCCCGGCATCCCGCTCGAGTATGGCTCGGAGGCGCTGAAGGCCGGCGCCCGTCAGGCCTTTGAGGAACTCCAACTCGACAAGGTCCCCCGCAACTGGCTGACGGTGATTGCTACACGCAAATAG